In Rhodamnia argentea isolate NSW1041297 chromosome 4, ASM2092103v1, whole genome shotgun sequence, the following proteins share a genomic window:
- the LOC115750973 gene encoding pyrophosphate-energized vacuolar membrane proton pump, which produces MAATILPDLGAEILIPVCAVVGIVFSLIQWLLVSKVKLSPGDASAPANNGKNGYTDYLIDEEESINDQSVVLKCAEIQNAISEGATSFLFTEYQYVGIFMAAFAVLIFLFLGSVEGFSTKSQPCTYDQTKTCKPALATAVFSTVSFLLGGITSVVSGFLGMKIATYANARTTLEARKGVGKAFIVAFRSGAVMGFLLAANGLLVLYIAINLFKIYYGEDWGGLFESITGYGLGGSSMALFGRVGGGIYTKAADVGADLVGKVERNIPEDDPRNPAVIADNVGDNVGDIAGMGSDLFGSYAESSCAALVVASISSFGINHELTAMLYPLIVSSVGILVCLITTLFATDFFEIKAVKEIEPALKKQLIISTVLMTVGIAIVTWISVPSSFTIFNFGTQKVVKNWQLFLCVAVGLWAGLIIGFVTEYYTSNAYSPVQDVADSCRTGAATNVIFGLALGYKSVIIPIFAIAVSIFVSFSFAAMYGIAVAALGMLSTIATGLAIDAYGPISDNAGGIAEMAGMSHRIRERTDALDAAGNTTAAIGKGFAIGSAALVSLALFGAFVSRANIVTVDVLTPKVFIGLIVGAMLPYWFSAMTMKSVGSAALKMVEEVRRQFNTIPGLLEGTAKPDYATCVKISTDASIKEMIPPGALVMLTPLVVGIFFGVETLSGVLAGSLVSGVQIAISASNTGGAWDNAKKYIEAGASDHARSLGPKGSDPHKAAVIGDTIGDPLKDTSGPSLNILIKLMAVESLVFAPFFATHGGLLFKIFG; this is translated from the exons ATGGCGGCGACGATACTCCCGGATCTCGGCGCCGAGATCCTCATACCCGTGTGTGCCGTCGTCGGCATCGTCTTCTCTCTCATCCAGTGGCTCCTCGTCTCCAAGGTCAAGCTCTCCCCAGGGGACGCCTCCGCTCCCGCGAACAACGGGAAGAATGGGTACACCGATTACCTCATCGACGAGGAGGAGAGCATCAACGACCAGAGCGTCGTCCTCAAGTGCGCCGAAATCCAGAACGCCATCTCTGAAG GAGCAACTTCCTTCCTCTTCACTGAGTATCAGTATGTTGGTATTTTCATGGCTGCTTTTGCTGTCTTAATCTTCCTTTTCCTCGGATCTGTGGAAGGATTTAGCACAAAGAGCCAGCCTTGCACTTATGACCAAACCAAAACATGCAAGCCCGCTCTAGCTACTGCTGTCTTCAGCACCGTGTCCTTCTTGCTTGGCGGTATTACATCGGTGGTTTCTGGCTTCCTTGGAATGAAAATTGCCACCTATGCAAATGCAAGGACCACCCTTGAGGCAAGGAAAGGTGTCGGCAAGGCTTTTATTGTTGCATTCAGGTCGGGTGCTGTAATGGGGTTCCTTCTTGCTGCGAATGGTCTTCTGGTCCTCTACATTGCCATCAACCTGTTCAAGATTTATTATGGCGAAGACTGGGGAGGCCTTTTTGAGTCTATTACTGGTTATGGCCTTGGTGGATCCTCCATGGCTCTGTTTGGGAGAGTTGGTGGGGGTATCTACACTAAAGCTGCTGATGTAGGTGCCGATCTTGTCGGGAAGGTTGAGAGGAACATTCCTGAGGATGACCCTAGAAACCCAGCT GtgattgctgataatgtaggtGATAATGTGGGGGACATAGCTGGTATGGGCTCGGATCTTTTTGGCTCATATGCCGAGTCATCCTGTGCTGCGCTTGTTGTGGCCTCTATCTCTTCCTTTGGGATCAATCATGAGTTGACTGCAATGCTGTACCCTCTCATTGTTAGCTCTGTGGGTATCCTTGTATGTCTGATCACCACCTTATTTGCAACTGATTTCTTTGAGATCAAGGCTGTTAAGGAGATAGAGCCTGCACTAAAGAAGCAGCTGATAATTTCCACAGTTCTCATGACTGTGGGAATTGCCATTGTCACTTGGATTTCCGTTCCTTCTTCCTTTACCATCTTCAACTTTGGAACTCAGAAAGTTGTCAAAAACTG GCAGCTGTTCTTGTGTGTCGCTGTTGGTTTGTGGGCTGGCCTTATCATTGGGTTTGTGACTGAATACTACACAAGCAATGCATACAG CCCTGTCCAAGATGTGGCTGATTCCTGCCGAACTGGAGCTGCTACTAACGTCATCTTTGGCCTTGCATTGGGATATAAATCAGTTATCATTCCCATTTTTGCAATTGCTGTCAGCATTTTTGTTAGCTTTAGCTTCGCTGCGATGTATGGTATTGCAGTAGCTGCGCTTGGAATGTTGAGCACAATTGCCACTGGATTGGCAATTGATGCATACGGTCCTATCAGTGATAATGCTGGAGGAATTGCTGAGATGGCAGGCATGAGCCACAGAATCAGGGAGAGGACTGATGCCCTTGATGCTGCTGGAAACACTACTGCTGCTATTGGAAAG GGTTTCGCCATTGGTTCTGCGGCACTTGTGTCCCTCGCTCTCTTTGGCGCCTTTGTGAGCCGTGCAAATATTGTGACTGTCGATGTGTTGACTCCAAAAGTGTTCATTGGCTTGATTGTGGGCGCTATGCTCCCTTACTGGTTCTCTGCAATGACCATGAAGAGTGTGGGAAGTGCAGCCTTGAAGATGGTGGAGGAGGTCCGTCGGCAATTCAACACCATCCCAGGTCTCCTGGAAGGCACTGCCAAGCCTGACTACGCAACATGTGTCAAGATCTCCACAGATGCTTCCATCAAAGAGATGATCCCACCAGGTGCACTCGTGATGCTTACGCCCCTTGTTGTCGGGATCTTTTTCGGTGTTGAGACTCTGTCAGGTGTTCTTGCCGGATCCTTGGTCTCTGGTGTTCAG ATTGCTATCTCTGCTTCCAACACTGGTGGTGCTTGGGACAATGCCAAGAAGTACATCGAG GCTGGTGCCTCGGATCATGCGAGGAGCCTCGGCCCCAAGGGATCAGACCCGCACAAGGCCGCTGTCATCGGCGACACCATCGGAGACCCTCTCAAGGACACATCCGGACCCTCGCTCAACATCCTCATCAAGCTGATGGCGGTCGAGTCGCTCgtcttcgcgcctttctttGCAACCCATGGAGGTTTACTCTTCAAGATCTTCGGATAG
- the LOC115751001 gene encoding uncharacterized protein LOC115751001 isoform X1, which translates to MDSKSLAELSLPWIWIIEYLAKFEQVKPSLLHVIIKAAPEMPAHLRENMEEVVSLRCLEELCGTRNGSMNSTSSSFESKAKINASYSCKSVLQYMLHNGSASDLGVTANEVLKWDLHSFLMHKRASVPKTALEELKDTILGGTHPHADSLKELSRLAPVSHLNGSVIHDGGHTGLSCVPDMGDGNAADTVDEPNLVSRPTNHVELLEGDDDIRICLPTKRNHTDVHAENIERNCDENQHDDAHSDAKRAKQQDSDERKDREESPVVLTGRLSSERIDGCSEREMANLVEDHMGAVDEDQLSVGDGRHYVQPRTCSDAMEQGFSVDDSTRIHDAIEKAKNSESARASQWGQAFTSNVEDYVVHADGEETSSDSDEYRKEEKDVMMKKHEFLYSQSQCPSARNAFATVDWSEQNVCMKCNEGGQLLVCNTSSCPLMVHENCVGLSAMFDDNGMFYCPFCAYSIAISDYHDAKKEASLTRKNLSAFIHAGFKHQQENLDQMEQSLLGNGDSETDRVNGHNEMDVNGHQFQRNESDGEQDDPSQRCNGGDANLPSREEEEMVRGGVSTDAAEFLEGKWNRENKSNTVERTPTIEKQMEQNMVQERPSGQVLEREQDQVLENNLFVNGTVAYKNTFIVPVNQRDEVGDEEDVLHKDATDTPDGGACANITAEETSGDEDNETSISNYRISFRGQRNQEEASANPLFMQNEVPLMVEKEQTPEPTSQPESNSESLPSGQLGPSSLPLPSKHISRFSLRGRRCLKTYASSVVPRRSARIRSFARPSQERTEDDAGLVIEID; encoded by the exons ATGGATAGCAAAAGCTTAGCTGAGTTGAGCCTTCCCTGGATCTGGATTATTGAGTATTTGGCAAAATTCGAGCAAGTTAAACCATCCCTTTTACATG TTATCATTAAAGCGGCTCCAGAAATGCCTGCTCACTTGAGAGAGAATATGGAGGAAGTTGTTTCTTTGAGATGCTTGGAGGAGCTATGTGGCACTCGAAATGGAAGCATGAACAGTACCTCGTCCTCATTCGAATCAAAGGCAAAAATTAATGCATCATATAGCTGCAAAAGTGTCCTACAGTATATGCTCCATAAT GGCTCTGCATCTGATCTTGGAGTGACTGCAAATGAGGTGCTGAAATGGGACCTTCACTCATTTTTAATGCACAAGAGAGCCTCTGTGCCAAAAACTGCTCTAGAGGAG CTAAAAGATACAATACTTGGAGGTACTCATCCGCATGCTGATTCTTTAAAGGAATTGAGTCGATTGGCACCCGTTAGTCATTTAAATGGGAGTGTCATTCATGATGGTGGACATACTGGACTTTCATGTGTGCCTGACATGGGAGATGGAAATGCTGCTGATACCGTTGATGAACCAAACTTGGTTTCTCGACCCACAAATCACGTGGAGCTTTTGGAAGGAGATGACGATATTAGGATATGTCTTCCCACAAAGAGGAACCATACTGATGTTCATGCTGAAAATATTGAAAGGAATTGTGATGAGAATCAACATGATGATGCTCATTCAGATGCTAAAAGGGCTAAACAGCAAGATTCTGATGAAAGAAAGGACAGAGAAGAATCGCCAGTTGTTCTAACTGGAAGATTAAGTTCCGAGAGAATTGATGGATGTTCTGAAAGAGAGATGGCTAACCTGGTTGAGGATCATATGGGGGCTGTGGATGAAGACCAGTTGTCAGTGGGAGATGGGAGGCATTATGTTCAGCCAAGGACTTGTTCTGATGCAATGGAGCAGGGGTTTTCTGTTGATGATTCCACACGCATCCATGACGCCATAGAGAAAGCAAAGAACAGTGAATCAGCTCGGGCATCGCAGTGGGGGCAGGCTTTTACCAGTAATGTGGAAGATTACGTGGTCCATGCTGATGGGGAGGAAACGTCTAGTGATAGTGATGAATATAGAAAAGAGGAGAAGGATGTTATGATGAAAAAGCATGAATTCTTATACTCTCAGTCTCAGTGCCCATCAGCTCGCAATGCGTTTGCAACAGTTGATTGGAGCGAGCAAAATGTTTGTATGAAGTGTAATGAAGGTGGTCAATTGTTAGTTTGTAACACCAGCAGTTGCCCTTTGATGGTTCATGAGAACTGTGTGGGCTTATCAGCTATGTTTGACGACAATGGTATGTTTTACTGTCCATTTTGTGCGTATTCTATTGCCATTTCTGACTATCATGATGCCAAGAAAGAGGCCTCTTTGACAAGAAAAAACTTATCTGCTTTTATTCATGCTGGATTCAAGCACCAGCAAGAGAATTTGGATCAGATGGAACAGAGTCTGTTAGGAAATGGAGATAGTGAGACTGATAGAGTAAATGGACATAATGAAATGGATGTGAATGGCCATCAGTTTCAGCGGAACGAAAGTGATGGAGAACAAGATGATCCTTCTCAACGATGTAATGGTGGTGACGCTAATTTACCAagtagagaagaagaagaaatggttCGTGGTGGAGTTTCTACTGATGCAGCGGAATTCTTGGAAGGGAAGTGGAACAGGGAAAACAAATCCAACACGGTTGAGAGGACTCCAACTATCGAAAAGCAGATGGAACAGAACATGGTGCAAGAACGGCCATCGGGGCAAGTTCTCGAAAGAGAACAGGACCAAGTATTGGAAAACAACCTGTTCGTTAATGGGACTGTTGCTTATAAGAACACTTTTATTGTCCCTGTAAATCAGAGAGATGAAGTCGGAGATGAGGAAGATGTTCTTCATAAGGATGCCACTGATACGCCAGATGGAGGTGCTTGTGCTAATATTACTGCAGAGGAAACTTCCGGAGATGAAGATAATGAAACATCCATATCCAATTACAGAATCAGTTTCCGAGGGCAAAGAAATCAGGA GGAAGCCTCTGCAAATCCTCTCTTTATGCAAAATGAAGTGCCCTTGATGGTGGAGAAGGAACAGACTCCAGAG CCTACTTCACAGCCAGAATCAAATTCAGAGTCTCTGCCTTCTGGACAGCTCGGACCCTCTTCGCTGCCGTTACCATCTAAACACATCTCAAGATTCTCATTGAGGGGAAGGAGGTGTTTGAAGACTTATGCAAGTTCTGTGGTCCCTAGAAGAAGTGCAAGGATCAGATCATTTGCTCGGCCAAGTCAAGAAAGGACCGAGGATGATGCAGGTCTAGTTATAGAAATAGATTGA
- the LOC115751001 gene encoding uncharacterized protein LOC115751001 isoform X3 has protein sequence MDSKSLAELSLPWIWIIEYLAKFEQVKPSLLHVIIKAAPEMPAHLRENMEEVVSLRCLEELCGTRNGSMNSTSSSFESKAKINASYSCKSVLQYMLHNGSASDLGVTANEVLKWDLHSFLMHKRASVPKTALEELKDTILGGTHPHADSLKELSRLAPVSHLNGSVIHDGGHTGLSCVPDMGDGNAADTVDEPNLVSRPTNHVELLEGDDDIRICLPTKRNHTDVHAENIERNCDENQHDDAHSDAKRAKQQDSDERKDREESPVVLTGRLSSERIDGCSEREMANLVEDHMGAVDEDQLSVGDGRHYVQPRTCSDAMEQGFSVDDSTRIHDAIEKAKNSESARASQWGQETSSDSDEYRKEEKDVMMKKHEFLYSQSQCPSARNAFATVDWSEQNVCMKCNEGGQLLVCNTSSCPLMVHENCVGLSAMFDDNGMFYCPFCAYSIAISDYHDAKKEASLTRKNLSAFIHAGFKHQQENLDQMEQSLLGNGDSETDRVNGHNEMDVNGHQFQRNESDGEQDDPSQRCNGGDANLPSREEEEMVRGGVSTDAAEFLEGKWNRENKSNTVERTPTIEKQMEQNMVQERPSGQVLEREQDQVLENNLFVNGTVAYKNTFIVPVNQRDEVGDEEDVLHKDATDTPDGGACANITAEETSGDEDNETSISNYRISFRGQRNQEEASANPLFMQNEVPLMVEKEQTPEPTSQPESNSESLPSGQLGPSSLPLPSKHISRFSLRGRRCLKTYASSVVPRRSARIRSFARPSQERTEDDAGLVIEID, from the exons ATGGATAGCAAAAGCTTAGCTGAGTTGAGCCTTCCCTGGATCTGGATTATTGAGTATTTGGCAAAATTCGAGCAAGTTAAACCATCCCTTTTACATG TTATCATTAAAGCGGCTCCAGAAATGCCTGCTCACTTGAGAGAGAATATGGAGGAAGTTGTTTCTTTGAGATGCTTGGAGGAGCTATGTGGCACTCGAAATGGAAGCATGAACAGTACCTCGTCCTCATTCGAATCAAAGGCAAAAATTAATGCATCATATAGCTGCAAAAGTGTCCTACAGTATATGCTCCATAAT GGCTCTGCATCTGATCTTGGAGTGACTGCAAATGAGGTGCTGAAATGGGACCTTCACTCATTTTTAATGCACAAGAGAGCCTCTGTGCCAAAAACTGCTCTAGAGGAG CTAAAAGATACAATACTTGGAGGTACTCATCCGCATGCTGATTCTTTAAAGGAATTGAGTCGATTGGCACCCGTTAGTCATTTAAATGGGAGTGTCATTCATGATGGTGGACATACTGGACTTTCATGTGTGCCTGACATGGGAGATGGAAATGCTGCTGATACCGTTGATGAACCAAACTTGGTTTCTCGACCCACAAATCACGTGGAGCTTTTGGAAGGAGATGACGATATTAGGATATGTCTTCCCACAAAGAGGAACCATACTGATGTTCATGCTGAAAATATTGAAAGGAATTGTGATGAGAATCAACATGATGATGCTCATTCAGATGCTAAAAGGGCTAAACAGCAAGATTCTGATGAAAGAAAGGACAGAGAAGAATCGCCAGTTGTTCTAACTGGAAGATTAAGTTCCGAGAGAATTGATGGATGTTCTGAAAGAGAGATGGCTAACCTGGTTGAGGATCATATGGGGGCTGTGGATGAAGACCAGTTGTCAGTGGGAGATGGGAGGCATTATGTTCAGCCAAGGACTTGTTCTGATGCAATGGAGCAGGGGTTTTCTGTTGATGATTCCACACGCATCCATGACGCCATAGAGAAAGCAAAGAACAGTGAATCAGCTCGGGCATCGCAGTGGGGGCAG GAAACGTCTAGTGATAGTGATGAATATAGAAAAGAGGAGAAGGATGTTATGATGAAAAAGCATGAATTCTTATACTCTCAGTCTCAGTGCCCATCAGCTCGCAATGCGTTTGCAACAGTTGATTGGAGCGAGCAAAATGTTTGTATGAAGTGTAATGAAGGTGGTCAATTGTTAGTTTGTAACACCAGCAGTTGCCCTTTGATGGTTCATGAGAACTGTGTGGGCTTATCAGCTATGTTTGACGACAATGGTATGTTTTACTGTCCATTTTGTGCGTATTCTATTGCCATTTCTGACTATCATGATGCCAAGAAAGAGGCCTCTTTGACAAGAAAAAACTTATCTGCTTTTATTCATGCTGGATTCAAGCACCAGCAAGAGAATTTGGATCAGATGGAACAGAGTCTGTTAGGAAATGGAGATAGTGAGACTGATAGAGTAAATGGACATAATGAAATGGATGTGAATGGCCATCAGTTTCAGCGGAACGAAAGTGATGGAGAACAAGATGATCCTTCTCAACGATGTAATGGTGGTGACGCTAATTTACCAagtagagaagaagaagaaatggttCGTGGTGGAGTTTCTACTGATGCAGCGGAATTCTTGGAAGGGAAGTGGAACAGGGAAAACAAATCCAACACGGTTGAGAGGACTCCAACTATCGAAAAGCAGATGGAACAGAACATGGTGCAAGAACGGCCATCGGGGCAAGTTCTCGAAAGAGAACAGGACCAAGTATTGGAAAACAACCTGTTCGTTAATGGGACTGTTGCTTATAAGAACACTTTTATTGTCCCTGTAAATCAGAGAGATGAAGTCGGAGATGAGGAAGATGTTCTTCATAAGGATGCCACTGATACGCCAGATGGAGGTGCTTGTGCTAATATTACTGCAGAGGAAACTTCCGGAGATGAAGATAATGAAACATCCATATCCAATTACAGAATCAGTTTCCGAGGGCAAAGAAATCAGGA GGAAGCCTCTGCAAATCCTCTCTTTATGCAAAATGAAGTGCCCTTGATGGTGGAGAAGGAACAGACTCCAGAG CCTACTTCACAGCCAGAATCAAATTCAGAGTCTCTGCCTTCTGGACAGCTCGGACCCTCTTCGCTGCCGTTACCATCTAAACACATCTCAAGATTCTCATTGAGGGGAAGGAGGTGTTTGAAGACTTATGCAAGTTCTGTGGTCCCTAGAAGAAGTGCAAGGATCAGATCATTTGCTCGGCCAAGTCAAGAAAGGACCGAGGATGATGCAGGTCTAGTTATAGAAATAGATTGA
- the LOC115751001 gene encoding uncharacterized protein LOC115751001 isoform X2, producing MDSKSLAELSLPWIWIIEYLAKFEQVKPSLLHVIIKAAPEMPAHLRENMEEVVSLRCLEELCGTRNGSMNSTSSSFESKAKINASYSCKSVLQYMLHNGSASDLGVTANEVLKWDLHSFLMHKRASVPKTALEELKDTILGGTHPHADSLKELSRLAPVSHLNGSVIHDGGHTGLSCVPDMGDGNAADTVDEPNLVSRPTNHVELLEGDDDIRICLPTKRNHTDVHAENIERNCDENQHDDAHSDAKRAKQQDSDERKDREESPVVLTGRLSSERIDGCSEREMANLVEDHMGAVDEDQLSVGDGRHYVQPRTCSDAMEQGFSVDDSTRIHDAIEKAKNSESARASQWGQAFTSNVEDYVVHADGEETSSDSDEYRKEEKDVMMKKHEFLYSQSQCPSARNAFATVDWSEQNVCMKCNEGGQLLVCNTSSCPLMVHENCVGLSAMFDDNGMFYCPFCAYSIAISDYHDAKKEASLTRKNLSAFIHAGFKHQQENLDQMEQSLLGNGDSETDRVNGHNEMDVNGHQFQRNESDGEQDDPSQRCNGGDANLPSREEEEMVRGGVSTDAAEFLEGKWNRENKSNTVERTPTIEKQMEQNMVQERPSGQVLEREQDQVLENNLFVNGTVAYKNTFIVPVNQRDEVGDEEDVLHKDATDTPDGGACANITAEETSGDEDNETSISNYRISFRGQRNQEEASANPLFMQNEVPLMVEKEQTPEPESNSESLPSGQLGPSSLPLPSKHISRFSLRGRRCLKTYASSVVPRRSARIRSFARPSQERTEDDAGLVIEID from the exons ATGGATAGCAAAAGCTTAGCTGAGTTGAGCCTTCCCTGGATCTGGATTATTGAGTATTTGGCAAAATTCGAGCAAGTTAAACCATCCCTTTTACATG TTATCATTAAAGCGGCTCCAGAAATGCCTGCTCACTTGAGAGAGAATATGGAGGAAGTTGTTTCTTTGAGATGCTTGGAGGAGCTATGTGGCACTCGAAATGGAAGCATGAACAGTACCTCGTCCTCATTCGAATCAAAGGCAAAAATTAATGCATCATATAGCTGCAAAAGTGTCCTACAGTATATGCTCCATAAT GGCTCTGCATCTGATCTTGGAGTGACTGCAAATGAGGTGCTGAAATGGGACCTTCACTCATTTTTAATGCACAAGAGAGCCTCTGTGCCAAAAACTGCTCTAGAGGAG CTAAAAGATACAATACTTGGAGGTACTCATCCGCATGCTGATTCTTTAAAGGAATTGAGTCGATTGGCACCCGTTAGTCATTTAAATGGGAGTGTCATTCATGATGGTGGACATACTGGACTTTCATGTGTGCCTGACATGGGAGATGGAAATGCTGCTGATACCGTTGATGAACCAAACTTGGTTTCTCGACCCACAAATCACGTGGAGCTTTTGGAAGGAGATGACGATATTAGGATATGTCTTCCCACAAAGAGGAACCATACTGATGTTCATGCTGAAAATATTGAAAGGAATTGTGATGAGAATCAACATGATGATGCTCATTCAGATGCTAAAAGGGCTAAACAGCAAGATTCTGATGAAAGAAAGGACAGAGAAGAATCGCCAGTTGTTCTAACTGGAAGATTAAGTTCCGAGAGAATTGATGGATGTTCTGAAAGAGAGATGGCTAACCTGGTTGAGGATCATATGGGGGCTGTGGATGAAGACCAGTTGTCAGTGGGAGATGGGAGGCATTATGTTCAGCCAAGGACTTGTTCTGATGCAATGGAGCAGGGGTTTTCTGTTGATGATTCCACACGCATCCATGACGCCATAGAGAAAGCAAAGAACAGTGAATCAGCTCGGGCATCGCAGTGGGGGCAGGCTTTTACCAGTAATGTGGAAGATTACGTGGTCCATGCTGATGGGGAGGAAACGTCTAGTGATAGTGATGAATATAGAAAAGAGGAGAAGGATGTTATGATGAAAAAGCATGAATTCTTATACTCTCAGTCTCAGTGCCCATCAGCTCGCAATGCGTTTGCAACAGTTGATTGGAGCGAGCAAAATGTTTGTATGAAGTGTAATGAAGGTGGTCAATTGTTAGTTTGTAACACCAGCAGTTGCCCTTTGATGGTTCATGAGAACTGTGTGGGCTTATCAGCTATGTTTGACGACAATGGTATGTTTTACTGTCCATTTTGTGCGTATTCTATTGCCATTTCTGACTATCATGATGCCAAGAAAGAGGCCTCTTTGACAAGAAAAAACTTATCTGCTTTTATTCATGCTGGATTCAAGCACCAGCAAGAGAATTTGGATCAGATGGAACAGAGTCTGTTAGGAAATGGAGATAGTGAGACTGATAGAGTAAATGGACATAATGAAATGGATGTGAATGGCCATCAGTTTCAGCGGAACGAAAGTGATGGAGAACAAGATGATCCTTCTCAACGATGTAATGGTGGTGACGCTAATTTACCAagtagagaagaagaagaaatggttCGTGGTGGAGTTTCTACTGATGCAGCGGAATTCTTGGAAGGGAAGTGGAACAGGGAAAACAAATCCAACACGGTTGAGAGGACTCCAACTATCGAAAAGCAGATGGAACAGAACATGGTGCAAGAACGGCCATCGGGGCAAGTTCTCGAAAGAGAACAGGACCAAGTATTGGAAAACAACCTGTTCGTTAATGGGACTGTTGCTTATAAGAACACTTTTATTGTCCCTGTAAATCAGAGAGATGAAGTCGGAGATGAGGAAGATGTTCTTCATAAGGATGCCACTGATACGCCAGATGGAGGTGCTTGTGCTAATATTACTGCAGAGGAAACTTCCGGAGATGAAGATAATGAAACATCCATATCCAATTACAGAATCAGTTTCCGAGGGCAAAGAAATCAGGA GGAAGCCTCTGCAAATCCTCTCTTTATGCAAAATGAAGTGCCCTTGATGGTGGAGAAGGAACAGACTCCAGAG CCAGAATCAAATTCAGAGTCTCTGCCTTCTGGACAGCTCGGACCCTCTTCGCTGCCGTTACCATCTAAACACATCTCAAGATTCTCATTGAGGGGAAGGAGGTGTTTGAAGACTTATGCAAGTTCTGTGGTCCCTAGAAGAAGTGCAAGGATCAGATCATTTGCTCGGCCAAGTCAAGAAAGGACCGAGGATGATGCAGGTCTAGTTATAGAAATAGATTGA